TTTGCGCATGACAATTTGAAATCAGGCACATACCGCCAAAGCCTTTCATTGCCGCGCCGAGTTCATTCAACACTTTCTGCGCCCTATCCTCCTTGCAAGCGAGAATGACCACAATATTTTCAGCGGGTGTCAGAACATCGTCGGGATGGCGGATACCCCGCGATCCGATACCGCCAGCATTCTTGAAAACGGTATATCCACGCACCTCGGATCTCTCCAGCAATTCCGTCAACTGATCGAGATACTCGATTCCAATAACGATTTCGAATCTTTTCATTACGATTGAATCATCCATCGATTCCTCTCCAAAACTTCAATTAATTATTACTCACCAATCCGGACGCCCCCGTGGGCATATTTCAATGATTTTCCAGGCACAAGCACGGGGGCGCAATCCATACTCCGTCTAGCCCGAGCTGTCATCTCTTATAGCTTCAAGATAAACAGGACGACCTGTTTCCACCTGGGCAACCTCATAA
The DNA window shown above is from Nitrosomonas sp. Is35 and carries:
- a CDS encoding DUF190 domain-containing protein, with product MKRFEIVIGIEYLDQLTELLERSEVRGYTVFKNAGGIGSRGIRHPDDVLTPAENIVVILACKEDRAQKVLNELGAAMKGFGGMCLISNCHAQMPG